The following are encoded together in the Pseudodesulfovibrio indicus genome:
- a CDS encoding sulfite exporter TauE/SafE family protein — translation MEFDSIFWVALQSSLILGLVHGVNPCGHSWLVLAPFVYGEKRGRRVLALTLAFISGTTLACLLIGLTLGSVSLAIPESFTLYVDVATFAVLLVLGLILIFRPHLLHSHDHDHGHDHDHDHGHHHHAHDHDHDHDHDHHDDHDHGHEHEHGAACGCTGRGGSVRSARSMTVWGLFTIGFVNMIVPCPTVALMYGYALDSGSVFKGTAVFGVYAVGTGIALGAVIYAIYRAASMVRTLTQEWVEPLVMRTAGVMTIAFGAYSLYTSL, via the coding sequence ATGGAATTCGATTCGATATTCTGGGTGGCGCTTCAGTCGAGCCTGATCCTCGGCCTGGTGCACGGGGTCAATCCGTGCGGGCATTCCTGGCTGGTCCTGGCCCCCTTCGTCTACGGCGAGAAGCGTGGCCGGAGGGTGCTGGCCCTGACCCTGGCGTTCATCTCCGGCACCACCCTGGCCTGCCTGCTCATCGGCCTGACCCTGGGGTCGGTCTCCCTGGCCATCCCGGAATCCTTCACCCTGTACGTGGATGTGGCGACCTTCGCCGTCCTGCTGGTCCTGGGGCTGATCCTGATTTTCAGGCCGCATTTGCTGCACAGCCACGACCACGATCATGGCCATGACCATGACCACGATCACGGCCACCATCACCACGCCCATGACCACGATCACGACCACGATCACGACCACCATGACGATCATGACCACGGCCACGAGCACGAGCACGGCGCGGCCTGCGGCTGCACCGGCCGCGGCGGCTCCGTCCGGTCGGCGCGGTCCATGACCGTCTGGGGGCTGTTCACCATCGGGTTCGTGAACATGATCGTGCCCTGCCCGACCGTGGCGTTGATGTACGGCTACGCCCTGGATTCCGGCAGCGTGTTCAAGGGTACGGCGGTCTTCGGGGTCTATGCCGTGGGCACGGGCATCGCGCTGGGCGCGGTGATCTACGCCATCTACCGGGCGGCCTCCATGGTCCGCACCCTGACCCAGGAATGGGTGGAGCCGCTGGTCATGCGCACCGCCGGGGTCATGACCATAGCCTTCGGGGCGTACAGCCTGTATACGTCTTTGTAG
- a CDS encoding MarR family winged helix-turn-helix transcriptional regulator translates to MIGKINHAIVEFFEKLSSWEHDVVREKGMTLPQMHTLEVLGIHGSMRMKELAEAMGITTGTLTVLVDRLEDKGCVRRVPHDTDRRSINVELAEEGRKLFEEHDRLHQRLTEDLVAACPAEDREALLRCLTSMNSQF, encoded by the coding sequence ATGATCGGCAAAATCAATCACGCCATAGTGGAGTTCTTCGAGAAGCTCTCGTCCTGGGAGCACGACGTGGTCCGCGAGAAGGGCATGACCCTGCCGCAGATGCACACCCTGGAGGTGCTCGGCATCCACGGCTCCATGCGCATGAAGGAGCTGGCCGAGGCCATGGGCATCACCACCGGCACCCTGACCGTGCTGGTGGACCGGCTGGAGGACAAGGGGTGCGTGCGCCGCGTGCCCCACGACACGGACCGCCGGTCCATCAACGTGGAGCTGGCCGAGGAAGGGCGCAAGCTCTTCGAGGAGCACGACCGGCTGCACCAGCGCCTCACCGAGGACCTGGTGGCCGCCTGCCCCGCCGAGGACCGCGAGGCGCTCCTGCGCTGCCTGACCAGCATGAACAGCCAGTTCTAG
- a CDS encoding aminotransferase class III-fold pyridoxal phosphate-dependent enzyme, with the protein MKTFPFPGYEPLLPDIVRADNCSLYDAGGKRYVDLESGVWCTSVGHGNPAVKRALVEQLESVAHVGFNYGSGVVEEAAGAVLELLGHEGGRCAFLCSGSEAVEYGMRVMRSVLDGAEVMILSDSYCGAYGDASRRGEGWFAFDWFDCDGCGRKTCSQDCARWAAIPFNSVGGFLFEPGSSSGLVRFPPAQLVESIARTLSAKGGLFMVNEVTTGMGRTGKWFGYQHYGVQPDIAALGKGVGNGYPVSVASLSAGVADRLGQTPIPYGQSHLNDPLGAAVVRSVVGEIRERRLIERAGYLSDILLPGLRAIAEACPRDVAVRGRGLMAVMDLAMDPADAAELHRELVRSGYVCGLRPGTCVLRMDPAPTIDEADLRAFLHALRPLAA; encoded by the coding sequence ATGAAGACCTTTCCCTTTCCCGGCTACGAACCGCTGCTGCCCGACATCGTCCGGGCCGACAACTGCTCCCTGTACGACGCCGGGGGCAAACGCTACGTGGACCTGGAGTCCGGGGTGTGGTGCACGTCGGTGGGCCACGGCAATCCGGCGGTGAAGCGGGCCCTGGTCGAGCAGTTGGAGTCCGTGGCCCACGTGGGGTTCAACTACGGCTCCGGCGTGGTCGAGGAGGCCGCCGGAGCGGTCCTGGAACTGCTCGGCCATGAGGGCGGGCGGTGCGCCTTTCTCTGCTCGGGCAGCGAGGCCGTGGAGTACGGGATGCGGGTCATGCGGTCCGTGCTGGACGGGGCCGAGGTGATGATCCTGAGCGATTCCTATTGCGGGGCCTACGGCGACGCATCCCGGCGCGGGGAAGGGTGGTTCGCGTTCGACTGGTTCGATTGCGACGGGTGCGGGCGCAAGACGTGCTCCCAGGACTGCGCCCGTTGGGCGGCCATCCCCTTTAACTCCGTCGGCGGCTTCCTCTTCGAGCCGGGCAGCTCGTCCGGCCTGGTCCGCTTTCCGCCCGCGCAGCTCGTCGAGTCCATCGCTCGGACCCTGTCGGCCAAGGGCGGCCTGTTCATGGTCAACGAAGTGACCACCGGCATGGGCCGCACAGGCAAATGGTTCGGCTACCAGCACTACGGTGTGCAGCCGGATATCGCGGCCCTGGGCAAGGGCGTGGGCAACGGCTATCCGGTGTCGGTCGCGTCCCTGAGCGCGGGCGTGGCCGATCGGCTGGGCCAGACGCCCATCCCCTACGGACAGTCCCATCTCAACGATCCGCTGGGCGCGGCGGTGGTCCGGTCCGTGGTGGGCGAGATCAGGGAACGGCGGCTCATCGAACGGGCCGGATACCTCTCGGACATACTGCTCCCCGGTTTGCGGGCCATCGCCGAAGCCTGCCCTCGGGATGTCGCGGTGCGCGGGCGCGGGCTCATGGCGGTCATGGACCTGGCCATGGACCCGGCGGACGCGGCCGAACTCCACCGGGAGCTGGTCCGCTCCGGGTACGTCTGCGGCCTGCGGCCCGGGACCTGCGTGCTGCGCATGGACCCGGCCCCGACCATCGACGAGGCCGATCTGCGCGCCTTCCTCCACGCCCTTCGTCCCCTGGCGGCCTGA